Proteins encoded together in one Oceanobacillus iheyensis HTE831 window:
- the glcT gene encoding glucose PTS transporter transcription antiterminator GlcT yields the protein MSDFIVKKPLNNNVLIAQDNYQNEVVLIGSGIGFNFKENDSVEEEFVEKLFVLRDQEQQDQYKKIVPQIDEYLLQKIIDSINMIQKRSSEILNEKVHVALTDHLLFAINRLEKGMAIINPFLSETKILYPLEYEIAADIVDFLNQQLDINLPDGEIGFIALHVHSAIYNRKISDINRYSQLITQLINIIETKLSIKIDRAGIEYIRLVRHIRYTIDRLVEGEVVQEPKKIAELLKTEYPICYNLSWKLMKIIQQTLKKPVYEAEAVYLTMHLQRLYQKYE from the coding sequence ATGTCCGATTTTATAGTGAAGAAACCATTGAACAATAACGTATTAATAGCACAAGATAATTATCAGAATGAAGTGGTATTAATAGGGAGTGGAATAGGCTTTAATTTTAAAGAGAACGATTCTGTTGAGGAAGAATTCGTGGAGAAATTATTTGTCTTACGTGATCAAGAACAACAAGATCAATATAAAAAAATAGTACCTCAGATTGATGAATATTTACTTCAAAAAATCATTGATTCCATTAATATGATTCAAAAAAGGTCTAGTGAAATATTAAATGAAAAAGTTCACGTTGCTTTAACGGATCACTTATTATTTGCGATTAATCGTTTAGAAAAAGGAATGGCTATCATAAATCCATTCTTATCTGAAACAAAGATTCTATATCCTTTAGAATATGAAATTGCAGCTGATATAGTTGATTTTTTAAACCAACAATTAGATATTAATTTACCCGATGGTGAAATTGGTTTTATTGCATTACATGTTCATAGTGCTATATACAACAGAAAAATATCTGATATTAATCGATACTCTCAATTAATTACCCAATTAATTAATATAATTGAAACTAAATTGAGTATAAAGATTGATAGAGCAGGTATTGAGTACATTCGTTTGGTACGTCATATCAGATATACTATTGATCGATTGGTAGAAGGAGAAGTTGTACAAGAACCTAAAAAAATAGCGGAATTACTGAAAACAGAATATCCAATTTGCTATAATTTGAGTTGGAAACTGATGAAAATTATACAGCAAACCTTAAAAAAACCAGTGTATGAAGCCGAAGCTGTTTATTTGACAATGCATTTACAACGTCTTTATCAAAAATATGAATAG